From the genome of Hippoglossus stenolepis isolate QCI-W04-F060 chromosome 13, HSTE1.2, whole genome shotgun sequence:
AATAAGCCTGGTCACAGCAGTCACAGCCATTCTGCATGTGTTGAGATCATTGGGTGTGCTGGCGTTGTGCTGCTTGCTTCTTTTGGCTGCGGGCTCCGGTGGcgtggaggcagaggaggagggtgatggGCAAGGTGTGGGGAGCCATAACACTTGGCTCTGGGTCTGGATGACTGCAGGCGTTGAGCCCTGGCCCGTCTCTGTCAGGATGGATAAGCTCACACTGGCCACTGGTCTGgaacaaaaataacacatcaCTAACGATCAGATATCACACGGACAGCCGGTAATCAGACTGCAAATCAGATACGAAACCACagaccgagtgtgtgtgtgtgtgtgtgtgtgtgtgtcagtgtgtgtgtcagtgtgtgtgtcagtgtgtcagtgtgtgtaaaCTAATTAACAACACCAATATCCCTGAGTGCTGAAATCACACCCGCTGTACAAGTGCACCAATCAAAACAGCAATACACAGGCTCTGGAGGCAGCCATGCCAGAAGTCGTTTTCCTCCACTTGTTGTTAAAAACAGTAACAGGTGGATGGAGGAATCCGATAGTCTTGTTCCCACAAATGGAGCTTGGAGAGTCATCAAAGACTTgcttgttgccatggtgaccaCCTATCGGCCGTGCATCTGGCTTGTGGAATTCATACAAAGTTCGGGGCAAAGCaaggagaggaaaagacatCCTCAGTTCATGctatttttgtctttacaaTCTGGCTTCATTGACTACGTTTACATCGACACCAATATTCCGATATTAACCCGATTAAGATAATAGCCTGAATAAGACACATGCCATGGTAAGAGCATTTGCTGATCACGTTAACCTGAATAAGGTGATACTGGGACGACACATGCCCTAGGTgcaaacaagatggaaaaataaaaagcagcttttgcaaaagtagaaagaaaacaccaaaaTGATTTCCGGTAGAACGGTACTTCAAACTATTTCAGGTTCGGGTTTTAACGTTGAACATGATGTCGTAGTGAACGCAGTGACTGTACACTGTAACATGTATATGAAGGGAATgttctattagcaactcatgtgaACATCATAATCGAAATAAAGTCTTATTGTGAATGAGGTCAATAGTCTGCATGTAAGTGCCCATGTAAATGTAGTCTGtgattccaaaataaaaaataaaaaaacgaagTTCTGGAGAGACAAATATTTGACCTCACAGATTTTAATTTACTCAACATGATCTTGCGACACAATTTTAATCTGCCGATTCTAATTAGGCAGCAGTGATACGGTCTGACAGCTGGTCAGCAGAACTTCACCCTTGACTAGAACTGTACATGCCGTGCCATATTAATATCGTCTGTATCTTCGACTTGCACAGTTGGATCCACTTAAACCAGATGAACTCATTATCCCTGACAAGACATCAAGCGGATTTGAGAAGAATCCCTGCTACGCGTTTAAATAATGTCATGTCTAAGGGGTCATATTTAAGACGGCTGATTCTTCACTCCATAAAGCTCACAATCAGTTCTGTTCCCGCAGAGAAATATACACAATTCacttcaattaaaaaaagaaatgtgtgtttacaatgCGCTGTCCATCGTCAGTATCACCCCCACAACTATTCGGTCCTCTGCAACGCGATGCCACAGCTTGTCAACGTGAGGTTCAGGAGACACTGCCGGCATGTCCTGCATCTTGTCATCCGAGGCCTCATCCTTTGACTCATCATCAGAGTCCCACAGAGCGACGAGACCTTCCTGGACAGAGGGTCAAAGAGACTGTGATCAGCGATGACAAGTGTGTGACAGCACCGACAGTAGTGGTTTATGTCCGACATGTTAATTTGAACAACAGTTCATTAGGGAAAAATTGTAGTGAACTTTTAAAATGCTAATAAATAACAGTGTTGCACTGAGACTCTGGGAATAGTATATAATTAGTATGCCTGCTGTGGGTGTCTGTAAGATCAAGAAATAAAGTCTTTCAGGGTAAGGCTCCAGACTTTATCAGAAAGCAGCAACATTTTAGAGAACATCTAAATCatgaaatgtcagagtgagcaaCAGAGTAGAAGACAAGGAGACATTTGTgccatttgttttctctgccaACATTTAGGTCTTACTTCCTCTGTGACTGTGGCAGCATTAGCAACACGGGGCTGGGCCTCATGTGATGTGCCATTTCAAATATGACAACTTATCAAAATAAGTGAGCTGGAGCCAAACCCAGCCAACTGTTGATGTGGTGCTGTTAACAGTAAATTACCTCATTGCTTTCAGGACATATATGGTGTATATCCTTAAATTGTAAATCATATATGATCACACATTTTGAAGGtgtgaattgaatttgaatgcaTTTCATTGTCAGTATTAGAGGGAAAGTAAAATGCCCTGCTGTCAAGAGTTGCTGGTTTGATTCTCATTAACGATACCACCCAGGTCCCTAAAAACACAGCGAACtacaatgcaacacaacacacactcagtacCTGCTCGGGTTGTGAGAGAACCGCTTCTCTTCCTGACACTGCGTCAGCCAGGGCTTGAACTGCCTGATGTACAACTCTGTCCTTCACTCTCACTTCTCCTTGAAGTTCCTGAAGCACGGTCAATCCACTCTAAAGGAAAGATCCCATTTGACTGACAGTGTATTTTGGAAACTGAACATAGTCAAGATAAGTGCCTGAACTCAAGATAAGTTCATTTGAAGAGATGATCATTTGAGacaaatatcatcatcatcagatgaTTGATCATGAGGAATAGCGTGGCTGAAGCTGTAGACAAATAATACTTAAGTTCTACTGATAATAACAAGACTTGATATatacaagacaaaaacaagatttagctattttttgctttttgacattataaataatacaatCTGCTCATATCACCAGgatacacttacacacaaaagATGATTATTAGCTCCATCAAGGAGTTTATGTCATCCCTggtttgtttatctgttatttagcagctctaaacaaaaactactgagcagATTGTTGAGGAATTTTGGACCATCCTcccacattactgtatatgccactatatattatgtatattgtatattacattatatctgtacaggagaattgtgcctgtctaattccacagatactcccttctctctagATAGATAAAGGGcaaaccaacagtacattgtagtgtctacgttgagggactttcatatctaactcagatgctccagacagagaggcaccaacttcaactctcaccaacttcaactcttttgcgtatttcaccagtggcatgacgtaaggacacaatgtgatttaggaatgcatatttagacttaactatccaataggatgcgaacacctacatgtaacatagagagtgacagcaattctagccattcatggatgtgctgttagattgggtgatgcaagtagaggaagatatactgggatgttgtgggagacatcttcagatttgggggtgacaattgcgCATGATACTCTGTTGATActctccttgatgcatcaagtctacattaaaactgtctgcataagacatcagctgctgcctgagttctcctttcaccagcttccagaaaacttccataacacaGATTACCACtaaacttggttgaaggatgtAGTGTAGGTCAGGGAAGAAGGTTAGGAACAAATTTacttttggtgtggatccagaccAGGGGGCTGATTCAGGAggggttttttttactttctttaacattgcgagatgggGCGTTCTTCAATATTTGTATccatttctcaaagaataattcatggatcctgatgtaaaatatcaagcataTTTTGGGgagtgatatctatgagtgtaataatttggtgcagcttgattgtatttaagggggctgttgggacttggcggaggtatggGCTAGTCCCATTCTAGTTCTAATAGTGAATTAAAGACTAATGCAGTGATGGTACTTAAATGTTTACCTGTAGTCTGGACTCCAAGGCTTGAAGAGTAAGAAGGTTGTTCtctggtggaggagaagatTGCTTTGGACCATCAGTGTCCTGTCCGTGCTGAAAACAAGTATTAATGAGTCATCCTGATCATATTCATTTCATCAAGGGAAAACCTATGAAACAGCATATTGTAAAAGGTGTGTCTTACAGAATATGAAATACCACAGAGGTCCGTGATGAGGAAATTTTCTAGCGGCTGCCCTGTTACACTCTCATCCTTAAAAACCAAGAGGATCTGGTCTGTTCCACATCCCAAGAAGTCATCCACATGGACGGAGCTGACACCTGACCAGTGGGAGGCTATCTGGAGGAGAGAGGTTAACAAAGTAGCTTGGAAAACTTGTAATCTTAGCAAACACAAATACTCAATAAAATTGTGTTTACATACCTGAAGTGTTTCCTTCCATAGAGCACAAACATGCCCCTGGTGAAAGGATATGACAAACAGGCAGCCATTCCTTCCACAGTTGACCAACTGAATGTCTTCGGGCTGCTGGAAGGGGAGCGGACACGTGTCTTTTACAACCCCACTCTGGAAATAAACGAGCTGCTGGTGAGAAGTCGCTGCAACCACAGCAGATTTCAGGGCCCCGTCCACCTTCTCGGCCGAGAGCACCAAGATGCAGCGTGTGATGCCAATGTAGGGGTGAGGTAAAATCATAGAGCCATCGAAAGCTTGTCCAGTCTGAGGGAAATAACCCAGGGTTTGGCCTGAGGGCTGATCGCACTCATTTTGCAGCCCGAGAACAAATACCTGACCTCTGAGGAGGGGGAGTTCCCCAAAAACACTGTGGGACAACTGCAGGGGAATCTGCCTCACCTCTCCTGCCTGCGGAGACGTATAGAAGACATGACCAGCGTGGCTCCACAACACTGTGGGGCCCTGGAGGATGAACGCAGCCCCCTTAATTTGATAAGGAAGCTTAAACTCAAAGCATGACTCCAGTCTGTGTGAGTCACACAGTGTTAGCAGACTATACAGGAAgccatctcctctctcacccctctGGACCACTACTACACAAGGTGTGGTTACTCTCCTCTGGAGGTCTAAGGCACATTTACAGGCTACGATGTCCACTTGGGCGGATGTTTTCCTGCTGATGACAGCTGCTCCATCCTTCAGGAACGTGTTGCTCCCCCGATCATATGACAGGCAGCGGGATATTAACTCACTTTTCCCACCACTGCTTTTACCTGAAGCTCGCTTGTGATCAAATAAGATGATCTTCCCACAGAGGGAAACTAAACGGGGATTTCTATACAGCTTTTCAACGCGTTGTGTCTCCATAACGCAACAGAATTGCACATGGTCGCTTAAAAGTCCGCTGCTTCCGCCCTGCCGGCTTGAGTTAACGTTATTCTGGAGTTGGGAAACATCGCTGTCACCGCGGAGGACAGTGGGACTACTGGTCGCAGAATGTACCTGCGAGTGAGGATACTTCCGCCGCGTCTCCTCGTGTTGATAGTTTGTTTACATCCAGCCGCGCGCCAACTGGGATTCAACGCTTCCTGtcaggtgcattgtgggtaagaGCCGGCAAACAGAAGTGAGTTGATGACATCAAAACGCAACTTGTAGCCTGTCAGCTCTGTATTTAATAAACTTAGCATGTCAGCTCTGTATTTAATAAACGTAACATGTCAGCTCTGTATTTAATAAACTTAACATGTCAGCTCTGTATTTAAACTTAGCCTGTTAGCTCTGTATTTAATAAACTTAGCCTGTTAGCTCTGTATTTAAAACGACAGCGTGACGGTGATTGGATGTGAACTTATCGTGAACGTCGCCCTCCCACCGTTCGGACTTTGCTTTCCACGTCACAGAGCAGAGGCGTGGCTACAGCCGGAGCCAAAATGGCTACCGCGGGGTGTCGGTTTCACAATTCGCACTGATTCATCCTAGCTAAACTCGCTAGCTCTACCGgcggaagcagcagcagcagcagcagagagcgaCTGACTGTTGAATATGGCTGAACTTGAGCAGCACGAAGGAGCGCAGGTACCGTCCCACACCGACAGAACAGAGCTGCATTTATTTGACCGCTTTTACAAGTTATCATATTAAAAGCTAAATACGTGTCTGACTCTGTTTTGACAGGACCTCGAAAAGAAGATTGAGGAGACGAGGCTGAGATTCAACAACGAGTTCGTCCAAGGTTGCACAAGTTATTGGCTTTAGTTACAAATTAACTTTCACTTCGTCAAGTTGCCTGGTTGTTGTCATTAGCATACGTTCATTTCTTGTCGCTTAGCTGACTGCTGCTTAGTGTTGTGTTGACCTACATGCTCTGAGCCCAGCTAAGCTCCAACCGTTAACTAGCTAATAGTAGCCACGTTTTGTCACATAAAGTGCCCTGGGGCTGACACTTTACGGCCTGCGGCTGGTTCACAGCACTGTACAAACAACAACTCAGCCCTTTTGTGTTTGAGCATCATGTGACTCCGCCTTGTTGTGGTTGTACCTGTTGTGTTTCCAGAttcaacagaaaaatatgaCTCCAGAGACGTGGAGAGGCTTCAGACAGACGATGCTCTGGTGGAGGGTTACCTCACCTGGAGGGTTTATGTTGTTGACGATGCCTTGAAAATGATCGATGATAGTTTCCAGTGGAGAAAAGAATTTGGTGTGAATGGTAAGAAGTTTGACACAGGACGTGCACGGTTTCACATCATCTTTCGTGTCAATACAGTATCTGTCAAGCATTATCTTCGTGctccttttccctttttgcaaaagcagtttttattaaacataaaaGCTCACAGTTGTCAGCGGAAATATTAAATCTCTCGGAAAACTggtccaaaataaaaaagtagtgTTTTGTGAATTGTGAACTTGACAATTTAAATATCAACTTTCAGCACTTTCAAACACTTTAATCCTCGGACTACAGACACAATTGACTTTAAAGTGTAATATCCAGCCAGAGTCAAAAGCAGAGATGTTGACATTGCCATATTTAGTTTGCAAGCTTGGgacacacacatcaactgtTGTGCCGCTCCGGGATGAGCCCACACAGAGTGTCATTGTGTGTCACACACCCATATATCTCCATGCATAGGCTACCACTGAGAACAATCCCCACTCTTTCTGAGTTGTTGGTTTTAGTCTGTCTTTAATCCAGCAAATTTAATTTGTGCAACAGTTATTTTCAGGAAAGTTGATTTATTCAAGTCCAAGAGTGCGCTGGTGCTTTCGTTGAACTACACATTCAACCTGGGCCCCTTTTGTTAATCAGTTGATTCTCGTATCTTTGTTAATTATTAATACAATTGCGGTGGGGGTGGAGGATTTTCTATTCAGCTGTATTTTTTGAATGCTTTAAATGAGAACAAACACCAGTTaacagtgtgatgtgtgtgtacctgcatgTTTCAGATCTCACTGAGAGCAGCATTCCCAGGTGGATGTTTGAGACTGGTGCTGTCTACCTCCACGGCTATGACAAAGAAGGCAACAAGCTCTGTATGTACATACTTTATCAAAGACCTATTTAAACTGTACTGATATGGACCTAGTAAATACTCATTTTCAACACTTTGATAGGTTATCTGGTCCACTAAATGTGCTTAAACACTACTACACAAATCCAAAATTACTcagaataagataaaaaaaaaagtgtataaTTCAGAAAtcttttttcctgtgtttaGTCTGGTTCAAAGTAAAGCTTCACTCCAAGGATACAAAAACAATTGTGGACAAGAAGAAGTATGTTGCCTTCTGGCTGGAGCGGTATGCAAAGAAAGAACCTGGGATGCCGCTTACTGTTGTGTTTGACATGGCAGAGTCCGGCCTCAGCAATATAGTAAGTCCATGATGATGATATTGTTCCAGAAAATTATTTTCAGAATTATATTTTTAACTGATTTGTTATTCTTTGATGAAAAATACTTTAGCTTGATCTGATATTTAACATCCAGGGTTTCAAAacaatttttcctttttatttccttgtcaTAAGATATACTTTTCTCTTATTTATCTTTGCGGTGATAGAAGTGCTGTTGCGTGTCCTCATATTTCTTGCAGTTTTAGCCGTGGTCTTGTAGGAACCGATGCACTTCAATGGCGTTATACTTTAGAGATTAAAGTAACCTTTAAATCCTGTTGGTCAATTCGAGTGGATTGCCTAATCCGCAGACTCACCGTGTCACAGGCGTTAGCTTCTTGACGGAGCTCCCTGTTAGCGACTGTATTTCTTAGGCTAGGCTCTAGGCTAGAAATGGctcaattaaatacaaataaatcaaagttgGGGGCAATGAAGAGCCATGCAAACCAAATATGAAAAGAGTAGATTAGAAGATGAGTTTGGAAATCATCTTTTATTGTGGTTTGTTGAACCACAGAACGAGTTGCAGCCCATGAGTAGCCAGTATGATCTCATTAAGGCTCAGGAGTGAGGCTCCTGCATAGCAATGAGGCTTCTAGTCAATTATGGAGCCCAGTCATGGTATAAGGGTTGTATCTTTTGACACATGGGCTGTTTGTCTGATGATTGTaatcaacataaaaacacaacatagaaATGTATCTGATTCATctttaaaacatgacagaacCTTTTACCTTGATAAGCATTTTCTAATCTAAATGGGatttattatatgaattgtaTCTCTCAGCCATGATTAGATTTTCTAACATTATGTGGCCTTTAGATTTAATTATCTGTTTGATCAGAGGCACATTGTTATTAAAGTGGAAAACATGCATCTTATTATAAGCCATTTACTGTGAACTCTCCTTTGGAAG
Proteins encoded in this window:
- the fancb gene encoding Fanconi anemia group B protein, with the translated sequence METQRVEKLYRNPRLVSLCGKIILFDHKRASGKSSGGKSELISRCLSYDRGSNTFLKDGAAVISRKTSAQVDIVACKCALDLQRRVTTPCVVVVQRGERGDGFLYSLLTLCDSHRLESCFEFKLPYQIKGAAFILQGPTVLWSHAGHVFYTSPQAGEVRQIPLQLSHSVFGELPLLRGQVFVLGLQNECDQPSGQTLGYFPQTGQAFDGSMILPHPYIGITRCILVLSAEKVDGALKSAVVAATSHQQLVYFQSGVVKDTCPLPFQQPEDIQLVNCGRNGCLFVISFHQGHVCALWKETLQIASHWSGVSSVHVDDFLGCGTDQILLVFKDESVTGQPLENFLITDLCGISYSHGQDTDGPKQSSPPPENNLLTLQALESRLQSGLTVLQELQGEVRVKDRVVHQAVQALADAVSGREAVLSQPEQEGLVALWDSDDESKDEASDDKMQDMPAVSPEPHVDKLWHRVAEDRIVVGVILTMDSALPVASVSLSILTETGQGSTPAVIQTQSQVLWLPTPCPSPSSSASTPPEPAAKRSKQHNASTPNDLNTCRMAVTAVTRLIPLLNSGCVKCHVMLHYVQRQDAFSFLSSPTPLVLHCGQVSLEIHGDFQTPLLKNPKLKTDEVKEDLLSLLTVLDRWVFHIDSPEHSLGDLDGWIQRRVGCERIEVSPQYLLINSSGPSALMLLRWCQITPFQGELSVHSSELQVLQFLDSLLAFLPASCSVRPVHGARGQGAAQTFSLALEKEVVSLRDSVSLLLHEKEEDDKRRRRSSGHDETPPEAGSVEGLQRCREAWQQDAERSRTRLSPLVDVGRYRKLTRSVLNVQLDGDLAALLEMQRTLLH